In Trichoderma asperellum chromosome 1, complete sequence, a single window of DNA contains:
- a CDS encoding uncharacterized protein (EggNog:ENOG41) has protein sequence MAASKPKWVTIKTTLPERPLPLNSSRSPVTTDRLLVRALVAEDAPSLHILRTQPEVMANNPQGRPDKDLEETQRKLSPFLPPNDEKTYNCAICLKETGELIGIGGCHQPASLFGWPAIGYMIRKEFWGQGVATEFVKAWLDMWCKLPRAEAEIEIDRRTLLPDEGEESSPELVTSFTLVDNLASQRVLEKAGFERFLAWEDADLRNPDLQVTLIGYRYVSGRRLRN, from the coding sequence ATGGCAGCCTCTAAGCCGAAATGGGTCACCATCAAGACGACCCTGCCTGAGCGCCCACTGCCACTCAACTCCAGCCGATCTCCAGTAACGACAGATCGCTTGCTTGTCCGGGCGCTCGTTGCAGAAGATGCCCCCAGCCTGCACATCTTGCGCACTCAACCGGAGGTGATGGCAAATAACCCTCAAGGCCGGCCTGACAAGGATCTGGAAGAGACGCAGCGCAAGCTCAGCCCGTTTCTCCCCCCAAACGACGAGAAAACCTACAACTGCGCCATCTGCCTCAAAGAGACGGGGGAGCTGATTGGCATTGGCGGATGCCACCAGCCCGCGTCCCTCTTTGGCTGGCCCGCCATCGGATACATGATCCGAAAGGAGTTCTGGGGCCAGGGCGTCGCCACCGAGTTTGTCAAGGCATGGCTGGACATGTGGTGCAAGCTGCCCCGCGCAGAGGCAGAGATTGAAATCGATAGACGGACGCTTTTGCCTGACGAGGGTGAAGAGTCGTCGCCGGAGCTGGTGACTTCGTTTACGCTGGTGGATAATCTTGCGAGCCAGAGGGTTCTTGAGAAGGCTGGGTTTGAGAGGTTTCTGGCTTGGGAGGATGCTGATTTGAGAAATCCGGATTTGCAGGTTACGTTGATTGGATATCGCTATGTTTCGGGGAGGCGTTTACGGAATTGA
- a CDS encoding uncharacterized protein (EggNog:ENOG41), whose translation METVRRLFRYLGNLEWTERRQHDCIFCDRKNFASIVYEDDQIIVIDNRRLAGQIHWLILPKEHTVRDIENLDSSHLELLQSMDRVKRHLLQERCPDMTSSWIHSGYHRGRRPLIGSIFYPDIISIHHLHLHVIIQPQRMLLWFKYPPWLPLMWKSDDKVLREVEELSLKKR comes from the exons ATGGAGACGGTTCGGCGGCTTTTCCGCTACCTCGGCAATCTTGAATGGACGGAGCGCAGACAGCACGACTGCATCTTTTGCGATCGCAAGAATTTCGCCAGCATAGTCTACGAG GATGATCAAATCATTGTCATTGATAATAGGCGCCTGGCAGGGCAGATTCACTGGCTCATCCTGCCCAAGGAGCACACCGTGAGAGATATTGAGAATCTTGACTCTTCACATCTAGAACTCT TACAATCCATGGACAGAGTGAAGCGCCACCTGCTTCAGGAACGATGTCCCGACATGACCTCATCGTGGATACACTCTGGATATCACCGAGGCCGACGACCACTGATTGGCAGCATTTTCTATCCAGACATCATCTCGATTCACCATCTGCATCTCCACGTCATAATCCAACCACAGCGTATGCTTCTCTGGTTCAAGTATCCGCCTTGGCTACCTCTCATGTGGAAGTCGGACGACAAAGTGCTTCGTGAGGTTGAAGAGCTTTCATTGAAGAAGCGATGA
- a CDS encoding uncharacterized protein (EggNog:ENOG41~TransMembrane:2 (i269-288o308-337i)) — MKTSTDNAMGVPGKRIDTDCTITIDSPDDDTNPKSKTNLVPPFTPEENIFNEELVLPGTYQHGRRIISINKDDISSVQEYMERDLDVSRLNEIHKHLWLAGLPQISRALHNQVRLGRKIVITESADLHLVWRDNVLNLKPLPDYLLSHSFWDTIFCHNRELFESAKGFLYSYTWLICSKSDLRIAHENGLISESVQWKHWAPFSAAVVSCLQKNPSDLNPRYIYGELRLTRLNLIYRLCKNTANFYRLIRGYEYGYHQYSTYFERNFKWVLTAIVYITVVLAAMQVGLATTELNGNAMFSRASYGFTMFSILAPLITLIMGALMMLILAVFNVRYALTQRIFSQKMYAEAFRKDSVRKHYH; from the exons GATACTGACTGTACGATAACCATCGACAGCCCGGATGACGATACAAACCCAAAGTCCAAAACAAATCTTG TCCCTCCATTCACCCctgaagaaaatattttcaACGAGGAGCTGGTCCTACCTGGGACTTACCAGCATGGAAGGAGAATCATTAGCATCAATAAAGATGACATCTCCTCAGTGCAGGAGTATATGGAGCGCGATCTGGACGTCTCTCGTTTAAACGAGATCCACAAACATCTCTGGCTGGCAGGACTGCCACAAATCTCTCGCGCACTACACAACCAAGTCAGACTCGGGCGAAAGATTGTCATTACTGAAAGCGCAGATCTCCATCTTGTGTGGCGCGACAACGTCTTGAACCTCAAGCCACTGCCAGACTATCTACTCAGCCATTCGTTCTGGGACACCATTTTCTGCCACAATCGGGAACTTTTCGAGAGCGCAAAGGGATTTCTATATTCATACACCTGGTTGATATGCAGCAAAAGCGATTTGCGGATTGCGCATGAGAATGGATTGATATCGGAATCTGTGCAATGGAAGCACTGGGCGCCGTTCTCTGCAGCTGTTGTTTCTTGCCTTCAAAAGAATCCAAGTGATCTCAACCCGAGATATATCTATGGAGAGCTTCGTCTAACACGACTTAATTTGATCTACAGGCTTTGCAAAAACACGGCCAACTTTTATAGGCTGATACGGGGTTACGAGTACGGCTATCATCAGTACTCTACCTACTTTGAGCGAAACTTCAAATGGGTTTTGACAGCCATCGTCTACATAACGGTGGTATTGGCCGCCATGCAGGTTGGGCTAGCCACGACAGAATTGAACGGAAACGCAATGTTCAGCCGCGCATCGTATGGCTTCACCATGTTTTCCATCTTGGCGCCGCTGATCACGTTGATCATGGGGGCTCTCATGATGCTTATACTGGCTGTGTTCAATGTGCGTTATGCGCTGACGCAGAGGATATTTTCGCAAAAGATGTATGCAGAGGCTTTTCGGAAGGATTCTGTTCGAAAACATTATCATTAA